The Lachnospiraceae bacterium KM106-2 nucleotide sequence GTCCCTGCCATGCAAGAATTGCAATGGTTGCCGGCAACGCCCATGGAATAATTAAAATTGCACGATAGAATTTTGATTCTTTCATATTCGGATTATTTAATAATACTGCAAGAAACATACCAACAGCATAAGCCCCTGCTGTACTTATCGTAGCAAATACAATGGTCCATCCTAACACCGGAAAAAAAATAGCTCGGATACTTCCGCTAAATACTTCTATGTAGTTTTTTAAACCAATCCAATTAAAATGTTCAATATGATTCAAATTATAATTGGTAAATGAAATAACAATGGTATAAATGATTGGCAGACATGTCACGATTAAAATGGACAATAATGCTGGCATTAAAAAAGGATATGCCGCTCTACTATTTCTCTTCTTATGCATGTAAACGCCTACTTTCCTGATTTCATCAAACCAATACCTTCTGTGATCTGTTTCTCGATATTAGCTGCTGCTTGCGTAGCATCGATCTTCTTATTCAACAATGCCTTCATATTATTTTGGTATGGCGTCCAAACTTGACCTAATTCAGATACCGTTGGCATCGGTTCGCCGTCTGCGATCTGTTCAATAAAGACTGCTGATATCGGATCTGCTTTTATCTTCTCATTTTGTTGAAATTCTAATTTCGCAGGAATACGACTACCAACCTGATACATATCTAAAGCACCATGATCCATTAAATACAAAATGAAATCCCAGGCAAGTTTCTGTTTCTTAGATTTACTACTTACAAAGCTAACTTGCGTTCCAACCGGTGTTACGAACTTTTTATTATTCAAGGTTGGCATCTTAGCAACCGCAAAATGGGTTCCTGCTTTCTTTAAACCATCGATATCCCAAGGTCCTCCGATATAAAAAGCAGTCTTCCCATTCTGGAAATTACTCTTAGCAATATCACTGGTAACATTAGACGAAATGAATTTATATTTTGTCGCTAACGCTTCAATAAACTGGTAAGCTTTCACTGCCCCTTCATTTCCAAGTCCCAATTTCTTAATATCATACTTGCCATCTGCATATGGGAAGATATAGCTATCATATGCTCGTACAAATCCTAAATCATAATAAATGCTTGTTGCATCAAACTGAATACCACCTTGCTTCTCTCCCACCTTTAGTAATTCGTCCCATGTCTTTGGTGCTTCTTTTATCTTATCGGTATTGTAAAACAAGGTAACTGTTTCAACCGCCAGCGGAGCAGCATACCGTTTTCCATTGACATAACATGCCTGAACTGCAGCATCTGCATATTCCTCATCTTTATAGAGATCATTTGGAACCTCTGCAACTCTCCCAGCTGTCACATAATCAGCTAATTGATCATTTGAAATGCCGACTACTGCATCTGGACCGCTGCTGCTATTGGTTGCTTGCACAAATTGCTGTAAATCCGGAGTCTCATGGACGATCTGTATTTCATGTCCTGTCTTTTTACTCCACATCTTCCCATACTTTACAATCAGATCTGATTCCACTTCCATATTGGACCAAATAACAACTTTATCTTTGCTCGACTTTTTACCACACCCCACTAGCGATAACGAACATAGCATAAGCAACATCGATAATCCTAAGATTATTTTTTTCTTCATAATCTCACATCTCCTTCTTTCCATTCAGTAAGCCCCATTTACTCAAAAATCTGAAATACTAGATTTGTTTCCCCACTTTCATCAAATAATGCTTGATTTGCCCAGGAATTACCTAGAACTCCTGTATCATTATTATACTTACAGCCTTCTTCTGAAGCCCAAGTACATTTTGCAATTGGAAGCCATTCTGGCTCCCAGTATAAGAAGCCAATCCCCTGTCCATCTTGAACACTCTTAATTGTCTGGATCAGATCCCTCATATACTCCATCTGCCCACGCTGAGATGGTTGATAAGGGACATTCTTTGCCAATTCCTCTGAATATATCATTCCTTTCATTCCAAAGGAACTTGTAGAATAGCCAATTGCTGTTTCTGCCACTAACACCTTCTTCCCAAATGTTTTGCTGATATCATTCATATTATATAATAATGCTTCTAGCGACCCATTCCAATAAGGATAGTATGACATTCCAATAATATCGTAGTCTAATTGGTATTCTTCAATTGACTGAAACCAAGTTCGATACAGTTGATTATCTGTACCATAGTCTAGATGAATGATCTTTTGGATTTCTGGATCAAAGTCGGTTGCTGCATCTAACCCTCTTTTTAACAACCTAGCCATTTGCTCTAAATTCTCCACATGTCCATCCGGCCACAGGAATCCTTTCGTAATCTCATTTCCGATCTGTATGTATTTTACTCTGATCCCGTTTTCTTGTAATCTTACTAATGTCTGATATGTATATTCATAGACTTCTTTTTCTAACGCTTCTCCATGAAGTTCTTGCCAAGCCTTCGGCTTGTTTTGTTTCTTAGGATCTGTCCAGAAATCGCTGTAATGGATATCTAGGATAAAATCCAATTGGTATTTCATAATCCGTTTTCCGATTTCAATTGTGCTCGCCAGATCATTGGTCCCCCCTCCATAAGGAATTCCTTCTGGGCTATATGGGTTATGCCATAGTCTCAAACGAACCGCATTGACATTTGTTTCTTTCAAAATTTCAAAGATATCTTTCTTCACCCCATGATGAGAGTATACTGCCCCAGCATCTTCAATTTCATGTAGCATCGAGACATCTACACCATTTATAAAGTTCATACTATGTCCTCCTACTTCAGTTTCTTTAAAGTAAAATCATCAATCGTTCCCCATCCTCCTGGGCCATTTGCTACTGAAATCCCGATCTTAGCGGTTCCGCCATTTACAACTAACTTCGTTAACTTTGGTTCATTCCACTTCTTATAACCATTGATCGTCGTCTTTTCCTTGTATGTTTTCCCATCAATTTCAGCATAGATATAGATATCAGGATGATTAGCTCCATCACCTTGAATCTTACATGATAATTCATAAGAACCCTTTGGCAACTCTTTTACGGTCTGCTCTGCCTTAAACGATACGTCTTGCTCTGAAAAGAAATGTAAGGATCCTTGCCCAGAAGTCGCATCCGATTTTCTATCATACCAGTCAACCTCATTTCCTTTCGCTTTTTGAACCTTCCATGGATCTAATGTTTTCTTCTTTTCAAAATCTCCATTTACAACATAATTACTTTTTACCTTTGTTGTTGCTGTCTTTGTTTCTTTCTTAGAACAACCTGCTAATGCTAGGCAAAGCACCGTAACAAGACAGATTGCTTTCGTTATCCCTTTTTTCATAACGCTACCTCCAACTTTTCACATGCTATTAGTAAATATTTTATTTTTAACGAAGTAAATTATTTACTTAAATATAACATTCCCAAGTTTTAGTGTCAATGTAGATAAACAATAAAAAAAGATGTATACTTTTGTATACATCTCACAAATTTTACCACTCATTTATTTTGTTTTTGTGCAACTAGCAGCTCTTTCGAAAGATAGGAGTTCCATTAATATAAACTGTTTTTGTTATGGAACGCCCTTTGAGAATGCGCTCTTGTAACAGATCTAATGCGGATTCACAAATTAATGGTACATCGATATGAAATGTTGTCAATGGTGGTGAAACATATTGCGCAACTTTCACATCATTGATACTAAAAAAAGCAACTCGCTTTGGTATCTCCCAGCCACATTCATTAAATGCTTGTAATGCTCCAATTGCAAGAGTATCACTTGCCACACAAAACGCAGTTGGAACCTTATCCCCTAATAACGTTATCATTTGCTTGGATATTTTATATCCTTCCTCTACCGAGTAATTATCCGTCGTAAAGAGATAGTCTTCATTCAGCAGGCCATAATACTTTGCACTCTCGCGAAATGACCATTCTCTAACGTCCATCGCTTCTTGACAGGTATCAATATTACGATCCTTCCCGCCAATAAATCCAATTGACTTATGCCCCGATTCCACAAAATAATCGACAATCTGAGTAACAACAGAATCCAGATTCGGTCTCACCGAATCAAAGTGTTTTTCATCCGGCGATGAATTAATAAAAATCCCATTGCTTGTTAAGGAATATAGATATTCCAATTCCTTACGATCAAACCATCCAATCGCAAGAAATGCACTAATATGAGAAGGGACCTTCTTTATCCCATCCTCCTTCTTGTATAGTTCCATCT carries:
- a CDS encoding maltose/maltodextrin ABC transporter, substrate binding periplasmic protein MalE yields the protein MKKKIILGLSMLLMLCSLSLVGCGKKSSKDKVVIWSNMEVESDLIVKYGKMWSKKTGHEIQIVHETPDLQQFVQATNSSSGPDAVVGISNDQLADYVTAGRVAEVPNDLYKDEEYADAAVQACYVNGKRYAAPLAVETVTLFYNTDKIKEAPKTWDELLKVGEKQGGIQFDATSIYYDLGFVRAYDSYIFPYADGKYDIKKLGLGNEGAVKAYQFIEALATKYKFISSNVTSDIAKSNFQNGKTAFYIGGPWDIDGLKKAGTHFAVAKMPTLNNKKFVTPVGTQVSFVSSKSKKQKLAWDFILYLMDHGALDMYQVGSRIPAKLEFQQNEKIKADPISAVFIEQIADGEPMPTVSELGQVWTPYQNNMKALLNKKIDATQAAANIEKQITEGIGLMKSGK
- a CDS encoding arabinogalactan endo-1,4-beta-galactosidase, yielding MNFINGVDVSMLHEIEDAGAVYSHHGVKKDIFEILKETNVNAVRLRLWHNPYSPEGIPYGGGTNDLASTIEIGKRIMKYQLDFILDIHYSDFWTDPKKQNKPKAWQELHGEALEKEVYEYTYQTLVRLQENGIRVKYIQIGNEITKGFLWPDGHVENLEQMARLLKRGLDAATDFDPEIQKIIHLDYGTDNQLYRTWFQSIEEYQLDYDIIGMSYYPYWNGSLEALLYNMNDISKTFGKKVLVAETAIGYSTSSFGMKGMIYSEELAKNVPYQPSQRGQMEYMRDLIQTIKSVQDGQGIGFLYWEPEWLPIAKCTWASEEGCKYNNDTGVLGNSWANQALFDESGETNLVFQIFE
- a CDS encoding arabinogalactan endo-1,4-beta-galactosidase, yielding MKKGITKAICLVTVLCLALAGCSKKETKTATTKVKSNYVVNGDFEKKKTLDPWKVQKAKGNEVDWYDRKSDATSGQGSLHFFSEQDVSFKAEQTVKELPKGSYELSCKIQGDGANHPDIYIYAEIDGKTYKEKTTINGYKKWNEPKLTKLVVNGGTAKIGISVANGPGGWGTIDDFTLKKLK
- a CDS encoding galactose operon repressor, GalR-LacI family of transcriptional regulators produces the protein MVTIKQIAEAVGVSSATVSRVLNYDETISVNEDTRAAIFKVADQLGYKKRKINPTIENVAFLYWVDEKDDLEDVYFNSIRKELEKQAKKRNIKMELYKKEDGIKKVPSHISAFLAIGWFDRKELEYLYSLTSNGIFINSSPDEKHFDSVRPNLDSVVTQIVDYFVESGHKSIGFIGGKDRNIDTCQEAMDVREWSFRESAKYYGLLNEDYLFTTDNYSVEEGYKISKQMITLLGDKVPTAFCVASDTLAIGALQAFNECGWEIPKRVAFFSINDVKVAQYVSPPLTTFHIDVPLICESALDLLQERILKGRSITKTVYINGTPIFRKSC